In a single window of the Nocardioides sp. L-11A genome:
- a CDS encoding 3-isopropylmalate dehydrogenase: MTDCRDAETGATHHVGVLPGDGIGPEVVAAAVQVLDAAESRWYFRTRRSWSPLGTTAYLEHGGVEQQEVDRLAETDAVLLGAIGDPRLPAGVLERELLLRLRREFDLYANLRPVRLRPGVLSPLRSVTPAECDLLVVRENTESLYCNAGGAVHVGGTAEIATQESINSRHAVDRVLRFAFEAALERRRHVTLVHKVNVLEYAGGLWQRRFDAIAAEYPDIATAYVHVDAACLYLVTDPGRYDVVVTDNLFGDIFSDLGAGIQGGIGLSASANLDPTRCAPSLFEPIHGSAPDIAGRGVADPVGAILSLALLLDFLGEKDAAQGISDAVDDHLLARAGGPSGATVEVGADIAARVVGPSVPSPLAGRTETSAPSRYFFP; encoded by the coding sequence ATGACCGACTGTCGAGATGCCGAGACCGGCGCGACCCACCACGTCGGCGTCCTGCCCGGCGACGGGATCGGCCCCGAGGTCGTCGCGGCCGCCGTCCAGGTGCTCGACGCCGCGGAGTCGCGCTGGTACTTCCGGACCCGCCGCTCGTGGAGTCCGCTGGGCACCACGGCGTACCTGGAGCACGGCGGCGTGGAGCAGCAGGAGGTGGACCGACTCGCCGAGACCGACGCCGTCCTGCTTGGCGCCATCGGCGACCCCCGCCTGCCCGCCGGCGTGCTGGAGCGCGAGCTCCTGCTCCGGCTGCGCCGCGAGTTCGACCTGTACGCCAACCTGCGCCCGGTCCGGCTGCGTCCCGGGGTCCTCTCGCCGCTGCGGTCGGTCACCCCGGCCGAGTGCGACCTGCTGGTCGTCCGGGAGAACACCGAGTCGCTGTACTGCAACGCGGGCGGCGCGGTCCACGTCGGCGGCACGGCGGAGATCGCCACCCAGGAGTCGATCAACTCGAGGCATGCCGTCGACCGGGTGCTGCGCTTCGCCTTCGAGGCCGCCCTAGAGCGTCGGCGGCACGTGACCCTCGTCCACAAGGTGAACGTCCTGGAGTACGCCGGTGGCCTCTGGCAGCGGCGCTTCGATGCGATCGCGGCCGAGTACCCCGACATCGCGACGGCGTACGTCCACGTCGACGCCGCCTGTCTCTACCTCGTGACCGACCCGGGTAGGTACGACGTGGTCGTCACCGACAACCTCTTCGGCGACATCTTCTCCGACCTCGGTGCCGGCATCCAGGGCGGCATCGGGCTCAGCGCGTCGGCGAACCTCGATCCCACCCGGTGCGCACCCTCGCTGTTCGAGCCGATCCACGGCTCGGCGCCGGACATCGCCGGCCGGGGCGTCGCCGACCCGGTCGGAGCGATCCTCAGCCTCGCGCTCCTGCTCGACTTCCTCGGGGAGAAGGACGCTGCCCAGGGCATCTCGGACGCGGTCGACGACCACCTGCTCGCCCGGGCCGGCGGTCCGTCGGGGGCGACCGTGGAGGTCGGCGCCGACATCGCCGCTCGGGTCGTGGGTCCGAGCGTCCCGTCCCCACTCGCCGGCCGGACGGAGACGTCCGCGCCCTCTCGGTACTTCTTCCCGTGA
- a CDS encoding ABC transporter substrate-binding protein: MRPNALLAIALISGLLAAGCATDDDGSADGANLVVGTVSDPVALDPAQVLDQESNRVATQIFESLVTMKPGTGEVVANLATSWTASEAADEWTFELRDDVEFHDGTTFDAEAVCFNFDRWYHFEGIQQSEGLALFWNAVMGGFADGRSPSLYESCEVVGDHEVTFHLTRPSVSFLAALAVSGFGIASPTALEKYGADDVGGSEEAPVFNGTFATEHPVGTGPFVFDSWERNSRLQLVANEDYWGDPPAIERLVFVPIANAAARRQALEAGDIDMYDLVDPEDVDVLRSQGFQLLERPGFNVGWLAMDQRVPPFDNEKIRQAVAYALNREELVGAKYPPGAELADQFIPPSLSAHADDVPQYPYDPERAEQLIAESGLSGADLTITFAYFSDASRAHTPVPQAAFEAFRRDLEAVGFKVEPNQLPFSPDYVAAAFSGGTGGMYLLGRNGDFADPANFLNQYFGKFNEEFGFEDQELFDLLARAEGEVDLDERDRLYQEASRQVMEMVPAVPIAHVGTFLAMSPDFEGYVPSPVYVEPFSLVRTK; this comes from the coding sequence GTGAGGCCGAACGCATTGCTCGCTATTGCCCTGATATCCGGCCTGCTCGCGGCGGGCTGCGCCACCGACGACGACGGCAGCGCCGACGGCGCCAACCTGGTCGTCGGCACCGTGAGCGACCCGGTGGCCCTCGACCCGGCGCAGGTTCTCGACCAGGAGTCGAACCGGGTCGCCACCCAGATCTTCGAGTCGCTGGTGACGATGAAGCCCGGCACGGGCGAGGTCGTCGCGAACCTCGCCACGTCGTGGACCGCGTCCGAGGCGGCGGACGAGTGGACCTTCGAGCTGCGCGACGACGTCGAGTTCCACGACGGTACGACCTTCGACGCCGAGGCCGTGTGCTTCAACTTCGACCGCTGGTACCACTTCGAGGGGATCCAGCAGTCCGAGGGCCTGGCACTCTTCTGGAACGCGGTCATGGGCGGCTTCGCCGACGGCAGGAGCCCCTCGTTGTACGAGTCCTGCGAGGTCGTCGGCGACCACGAGGTGACCTTCCACCTCACGCGGCCGAGCGTGTCCTTCCTCGCCGCGCTCGCCGTGTCCGGCTTCGGCATCGCGAGCCCGACGGCGCTGGAGAAGTACGGCGCCGACGACGTGGGCGGCAGCGAGGAGGCACCGGTCTTCAACGGCACCTTCGCCACCGAGCACCCCGTCGGCACCGGGCCGTTCGTGTTCGACTCGTGGGAGCGCAACTCCCGCCTCCAGTTGGTCGCCAACGAGGACTACTGGGGTGACCCGCCCGCGATCGAACGGCTGGTCTTCGTCCCGATCGCCAATGCCGCGGCGCGGCGGCAGGCGCTGGAGGCCGGTGACATCGACATGTACGACCTCGTCGACCCCGAGGACGTCGACGTGCTGCGCTCCCAGGGCTTCCAGCTGCTGGAGCGGCCCGGCTTCAACGTGGGCTGGCTGGCGATGGACCAGCGGGTCCCGCCGTTCGACAACGAGAAGATCCGCCAGGCGGTCGCCTACGCGCTCAACCGGGAGGAGCTGGTCGGGGCGAAGTACCCGCCGGGAGCGGAGCTTGCCGACCAGTTCATCCCGCCCAGCCTCTCGGCGCACGCCGACGACGTCCCGCAGTACCCCTACGACCCTGAGCGGGCCGAGCAGCTGATCGCGGAGTCTGGCCTAAGCGGCGCCGACCTGACCATCACCTTCGCCTACTTCTCCGATGCCTCGCGGGCGCACACCCCCGTGCCCCAGGCCGCCTTCGAGGCGTTCCGTCGAGACCTCGAGGCCGTCGGCTTCAAGGTCGAGCCCAACCAGCTCCCGTTCTCGCCGGACTATGTGGCCGCGGCCTTCTCGGGCGGCACCGGTGGCATGTACCTCCTCGGTCGCAACGGCGACTTCGCCGACCCCGCCAACTTCCTCAACCAGTACTTCGGCAAGTTCAACGAGGAGTTCGGCTTCGAGGACCAGGAGCTGTTCGACCTGCTGGCCCGCGCCGAGGGTGAGGTCGACCTCGACGAGCGCGACCGGCTCTACCAGGAGGCGAGCCGCCAGGTGATGGAGATGGTCCCGGCGGTACCGATCGCGCACGTCGGCACCTTCCTCGCGATGAGCCCGGACTTCGAGGGCTACGTGCCCAGCCCGGTCTACGTCGAGCCGTTCAGCCTCGTCCGGACGAAGTGA
- a CDS encoding ABC transporter permease, protein MLRLVGQRLAQTAPILFALSLAVFAWVRALPGGPANALLGEHASPEAIAEVNAAYALDEPIWTQYWRFVVKLVQLDLGSSIRTRQPVMDEIASRFPATVELTVAGLLIAVVVGVPLGTLAAKYHGRWPDRLSVVGSLLGISIPVFFLALLLKYVFAVELGWLPASGRLEPTSQAAHPTGFYVLDGILTRDGAAVVDALRHLLLPALALASVPLAIISRVTRASLLQVQTESYIRTATAKGLGPLRFNVHHLLRNGLLPVITIVGLQGGILLSGAVLTETVFSWGGMGSWMLTSIQYRDFPAMQAGILFLALIFVLVNMLVDLTYLVIDPRLKRAE, encoded by the coding sequence ATGCTGAGGCTGGTGGGCCAGCGACTGGCCCAGACCGCCCCGATCCTGTTCGCCCTGTCCCTGGCGGTCTTCGCCTGGGTCCGGGCACTGCCCGGCGGTCCGGCCAACGCGCTCCTCGGGGAGCACGCGTCGCCGGAGGCGATCGCCGAGGTCAACGCCGCCTATGCGCTGGACGAGCCGATCTGGACCCAGTACTGGAGGTTCGTGGTCAAGCTCGTCCAGCTGGACCTCGGCTCGTCGATCCGCACCCGGCAGCCGGTGATGGACGAGATCGCCTCCCGGTTCCCGGCCACCGTCGAGCTGACCGTCGCGGGCCTGCTGATCGCGGTGGTGGTGGGGGTGCCGCTCGGCACCCTCGCCGCGAAGTACCACGGCCGGTGGCCCGACCGGCTCTCGGTCGTGGGCTCCCTGCTGGGGATCTCCATCCCGGTCTTCTTCCTGGCACTGCTGCTGAAGTACGTGTTCGCGGTCGAGCTGGGCTGGCTGCCGGCGTCGGGTCGGCTCGAGCCGACCAGCCAGGCGGCGCATCCGACCGGGTTCTACGTGCTCGACGGCATCCTGACCCGGGACGGCGCGGCGGTCGTCGACGCGCTGCGGCACCTGCTGCTGCCGGCCCTCGCCCTCGCCTCGGTCCCGCTGGCGATCATCTCGAGGGTCACCCGGGCCTCACTGCTCCAGGTGCAGACGGAGAGCTACATCCGCACGGCGACCGCGAAGGGCCTGGGCCCGCTGCGCTTCAACGTGCACCACCTGCTGCGCAACGGGCTGCTGCCCGTCATCACGATCGTCGGCCTGCAGGGCGGGATCCTCCTGTCCGGCGCGGTGCTGACCGAGACGGTCTTCAGCTGGGGAGGCATGGGCAGCTGGATGCTGACGTCCATCCAGTACCGGGACTTCCCGGCCATGCAGGCCGGGATCCTCTTCCTGGCCCTGATCTTCGTGCTGGTCAACATGCTGGTCGATCTGACGTACCTGGTGATCGACCCCCGACTCAAGCGAGCGGAGTAG
- a CDS encoding ABC transporter permease, translating into MALVDPGRIVAGAPSRVRRRGLRRLARVGSPVTAVGVLLVGTLVVVAIAAPLLAPYSPTEIDLDGIRAGSLPGPSAEHWLGVDPLGRDLLSRLIYGTRTSLVIAVAAVAVGLVGGVTLGGLAGALGGWVDVVTMRIVDVMLSVPGLLFAIAVAAMLGPSLRSVILALGIVNIPIFARLLRSSILSERSSPYVEACRAMGLSELRIVWRHVLPNSLGPLTVAATLALATAIVDAAGLAFLGLSSPDPAIPEWGKMLAETQSYLSHAPHLAMFPGAVITLSVLGFYLVGEALQERLDPRLKDRS; encoded by the coding sequence ATGGCACTCGTTGATCCCGGACGGATCGTCGCCGGGGCACCATCCCGGGTCCGGCGGCGGGGCCTGCGCCGGCTGGCCCGCGTCGGCTCGCCGGTCACCGCCGTCGGCGTCCTCCTGGTCGGGACCCTGGTGGTGGTCGCGATCGCGGCGCCGCTGCTCGCGCCGTACTCGCCGACGGAGATCGACCTCGACGGCATCAGGGCCGGATCGCTGCCCGGGCCGAGCGCCGAGCACTGGCTCGGGGTGGACCCGCTCGGGCGGGACCTGCTGTCGCGGCTGATCTACGGCACCCGCACCTCCCTGGTGATCGCGGTCGCCGCCGTGGCCGTCGGGCTGGTCGGCGGCGTCACCCTCGGCGGGCTCGCCGGCGCGCTCGGCGGCTGGGTGGACGTCGTCACCATGAGGATCGTCGACGTCATGCTCTCGGTGCCGGGCCTGCTGTTCGCCATCGCGGTGGCCGCGATGCTCGGGCCCAGCCTGCGCTCGGTGATCCTGGCGCTGGGGATCGTGAACATCCCCATCTTCGCCCGCCTCCTGCGCAGCTCGATCCTCAGCGAGCGCAGCTCGCCGTACGTCGAGGCCTGCCGCGCGATGGGTCTCTCGGAGCTGCGGATCGTGTGGCGGCACGTGCTGCCGAACTCGCTGGGGCCGCTGACCGTGGCCGCGACGCTCGCGCTCGCGACGGCGATCGTGGACGCGGCCGGACTGGCCTTCCTGGGACTGTCGTCCCCCGACCCGGCCATCCCCGAGTGGGGCAAGATGCTCGCCGAGACGCAGAGCTATCTCTCGCACGCCCCGCACCTGGCCATGTTCCCGGGAGCGGTGATCACCCTCTCGGTCCTCGGGTTCTATCTCGTCGGGGAGGCTCTCCAGGAGCGCCTCGACCCTCGTCTGAAGGACCGCTCATGA
- a CDS encoding ABC transporter ATP-binding protein, with amino-acid sequence MSLVTVNDLSIEFGRGGAAGGVRAVDAVELAIEPGRTYGLVGESGSGKSMTAMAILGLLPRSARVTGSVTFDGQEITGLRARALRELRRTRIGVVFQDPMTSLNPTMTLGSQVEEILRFDPGIGGRRERRDRAAGLLDEVGLADPARRLGEYPHEISGGMRQRVMIAMAIANRPSLLIADEPTTALDVTVQAQILELLQRLVADHGTTLLMITHDLGVAAGVCDEMMVMYGGRIVESNSAHGLFADPRHPYTQALLRAVPRIDGAEAVEPIAGSPVYAPDWRAGCAFAPRCARRDTACVGEVERLIAPRPVDGVRCVHPGPVPVPLEGALS; translated from the coding sequence ATGAGTCTGGTGACCGTCAACGACCTGTCCATCGAGTTCGGGCGAGGGGGAGCAGCGGGCGGCGTACGGGCCGTCGACGCGGTCGAGCTGGCGATCGAGCCGGGCCGGACCTACGGCCTGGTCGGGGAGTCCGGCTCGGGCAAGAGCATGACCGCGATGGCGATCCTCGGGCTGCTGCCGCGGTCGGCCCGGGTCACCGGGAGCGTCACGTTCGACGGACAGGAGATCACCGGCCTGCGGGCCCGGGCCCTGCGCGAGCTGCGGCGTACTCGGATCGGCGTCGTCTTCCAGGACCCCATGACGTCGCTGAACCCGACGATGACCCTGGGCAGCCAGGTCGAGGAGATCTTGAGGTTCGACCCGGGCATCGGCGGTCGGCGCGAACGACGGGACCGCGCGGCCGGCCTCCTCGACGAGGTCGGGCTGGCCGACCCGGCCCGGCGTCTCGGCGAGTACCCGCACGAGATCTCCGGGGGCATGCGGCAGCGGGTGATGATCGCGATGGCGATCGCCAACCGGCCGAGCCTGCTGATCGCCGACGAGCCGACGACCGCCCTGGACGTCACCGTGCAGGCGCAGATCCTCGAGCTGCTGCAGCGGCTGGTGGCCGACCACGGCACCACGCTGCTGATGATCACCCACGATCTCGGCGTCGCGGCGGGCGTCTGCGACGAGATGATGGTCATGTACGGCGGCCGCATCGTCGAGTCGAACAGCGCGCACGGGCTCTTCGCCGACCCCCGGCACCCCTACACCCAGGCGCTGCTGCGGGCGGTGCCGCGGATCGACGGGGCGGAGGCCGTGGAGCCGATCGCGGGCTCCCCGGTGTACGCACCGGACTGGCGGGCCGGATGCGCCTTCGCGCCCCGGTGCGCCCGGCGCGACACGGCCTGCGTCGGCGAGGTCGAGCGCCTCATCGCACCGCGCCCGGTCGACGGCGTGCGGTGCGTGCATCCCGGGCCGGTACCGGTCCCTCTGGAAGGAGCCCTCTCATGA
- a CDS encoding ATP-binding cassette domain-containing protein has product MTVLSVRDLRVEFGGGGSFRRRTPALRAVDGVGFDVAAGETLGLVGESGCGKTTTGRAVLGLVPGASGDVAIGGEVVRTANGRRNRRIPRLAQMIFQDPFSTLDPRMSVGAAVAEPLRFHRITSTVADTRRRVAELLELVGLPDSAQGKYPHQFSGGQLQRVGIARALAVEPQLLVADEPVSALDVSIQAQVMKLLRDLQQRTGISMLFVGHDLAVVKHVSHRIAVMYLGRIVEIGAASELFTTPAHPYTAALLSAVPVPDPTQERTRERIILRGDPPSPRDTRAGCAFAQRCPWARPERCHDETPALRETASGRLVACHFAEDLVPELTSV; this is encoded by the coding sequence ATGACCGTGTTGAGCGTGCGGGACCTCCGGGTCGAGTTCGGCGGTGGCGGGTCCTTCCGCCGCAGGACTCCTGCGCTCCGCGCCGTCGACGGCGTCGGCTTCGACGTCGCGGCCGGGGAGACGCTGGGGCTGGTCGGCGAGAGCGGCTGTGGCAAGACCACGACCGGTCGCGCGGTGCTGGGGCTGGTGCCGGGGGCGTCGGGCGACGTCGCCATCGGCGGTGAGGTCGTGCGTACCGCGAACGGCCGCCGGAACCGGAGGATCCCCCGGTTGGCTCAGATGATCTTCCAGGACCCGTTCTCCACGCTCGACCCGCGGATGAGCGTCGGCGCGGCGGTCGCCGAGCCGCTGCGCTTCCACCGGATCACCAGCACCGTCGCCGACACCCGCCGGCGGGTCGCCGAACTCCTGGAGCTGGTAGGGCTACCGGACTCGGCCCAGGGCAAGTACCCGCACCAGTTCTCCGGCGGGCAGCTCCAGCGGGTCGGGATCGCGCGCGCCCTCGCCGTCGAGCCGCAGCTCCTCGTCGCAGACGAGCCGGTCTCGGCGCTGGACGTGTCCATCCAGGCCCAGGTGATGAAGCTGCTGCGGGACCTGCAGCAGCGCACCGGGATCTCCATGCTCTTCGTGGGCCACGATCTGGCCGTCGTGAAGCACGTGTCGCACCGCATCGCGGTGATGTACCTCGGCCGGATCGTCGAGATCGGCGCGGCGAGCGAGCTGTTCACGACGCCGGCCCACCCCTACACGGCAGCGCTGCTGTCCGCGGTGCCGGTCCCCGACCCGACCCAGGAGCGGACCCGCGAGCGGATCATCCTCCGGGGCGACCCACCCAGCCCGCGCGACACCCGTGCCGGCTGCGCCTTCGCCCAGCGCTGCCCCTGGGCGCGCCCGGAGCGCTGCCACGACGAGACCCCCGCGCTGCGGGAGACGGCGTCCGGCCGTCTCGTCGCCTGCCACTTCGCGGAGGACCTCGTGCCGGAGCTGACTTCGGTGTAG
- a CDS encoding FCD domain-containing protein, whose product MNRSIARSVDHRSLVGAVADDLVQWLREGHVPVGGQLPTMPVLMEEFQVGRSTIREAVKSLAYAGLLEVTPGRGTFLIAHPDSTESWSSHLRRAEDGQLDDLRRTLEAQIARFAATRRTAKELKAIESAFEACREQAASGDAAKVAEADFQFHMAICAAAKHDLYTFLYRGLREVVRDNVKKRAPSDLAPVLKGVSSNHGALLEAIRDRDVEAAEAVWTDAHDCLDPKG is encoded by the coding sequence ATGAACAGATCGATCGCGCGTTCGGTCGATCACCGATCCCTGGTCGGTGCGGTCGCGGACGACCTCGTCCAGTGGCTGCGCGAGGGGCATGTGCCCGTCGGTGGCCAGCTGCCGACGATGCCGGTGCTGATGGAGGAGTTCCAGGTCGGCCGCTCGACCATCCGCGAGGCGGTCAAGTCGCTCGCGTACGCCGGGCTGCTCGAGGTCACGCCCGGCCGGGGCACCTTCCTGATCGCGCACCCCGACTCGACCGAGTCCTGGTCCTCCCACCTGCGCCGCGCGGAGGACGGCCAGCTCGACGACCTGCGCCGGACGCTGGAGGCGCAGATCGCGCGCTTCGCCGCGACCCGGCGTACCGCCAAGGAGCTCAAGGCGATCGAGAGCGCCTTCGAGGCCTGCCGCGAACAGGCCGCCTCCGGTGACGCGGCGAAGGTCGCCGAGGCCGACTTCCAGTTCCACATGGCCATCTGCGCGGCGGCGAAGCACGACCTCTACACCTTCCTCTACCGCGGTCTGCGCGAGGTGGTGCGCGACAACGTCAAGAAGCGCGCGCCCTCCGACCTGGCCCCCGTGCTCAAGGGCGTCAGCAGCAACCACGGCGCCCTGCTGGAGGCGATCCGGGATCGGGATGTCGAGGCGGCCGAGGCCGTCTGGACCGACGCCCACGACTGCCTGGACCCGAAGGGCTGA
- a CDS encoding MFS transporter, whose amino-acid sequence MTAADPADRAWAPVLVAFAVAVLGAVPQFLLGALSPLITAEGHLDLIAVATAILVMNGAAAVASPTMGGLLARVGTTWGIRALVGLSALGGTALALGVPGRAGLLGVATLFGLSLAMSQPLANSILMARVAPHRHGLAFGLKQAATPAAGLLAGLSLPAASALLGWRACFGALAVTCALGLAASARSGHGGRPVRPRREQRGSDPRGWPRGSWPRLLMWTGAAGLGSAAFVSTATSVVSLAVSAGASLASAGLLLTLVSAASVVGRIGAGIVVDRRRIDSLRLVEVLMLAGGACVAALLVARAAPAGFVVLAVLMGLSAWSWNGLFHHGVATSFRERALQATGQTQVGLFGGAAVGPLLFAVVAERTTAEFAWLGCGLALAFAAGLIRLGRALRAPSA is encoded by the coding sequence GTGACGGCCGCGGACCCGGCCGACCGGGCCTGGGCCCCGGTGCTGGTGGCCTTCGCGGTCGCGGTGCTGGGCGCGGTGCCGCAGTTCCTCCTCGGTGCGCTCAGCCCGCTGATCACGGCGGAGGGGCACCTCGACCTGATCGCGGTCGCGACCGCGATCCTGGTGATGAACGGGGCGGCCGCGGTGGCCTCGCCGACGATGGGCGGCCTGCTCGCCCGCGTCGGTACGACCTGGGGGATCCGCGCCCTGGTGGGGCTCTCCGCACTGGGCGGGACGGCGCTCGCCCTCGGCGTACCGGGTCGCGCCGGCCTGCTCGGGGTGGCGACACTCTTCGGGCTGAGCCTGGCGATGTCGCAGCCGCTGGCCAACAGCATCCTGATGGCCCGGGTCGCCCCGCACCGGCACGGGCTCGCCTTCGGCCTCAAGCAGGCCGCGACCCCTGCCGCCGGTCTGCTGGCGGGTCTCTCGCTCCCGGCGGCCTCGGCGCTGCTCGGCTGGCGCGCCTGCTTCGGCGCCCTGGCCGTGACCTGCGCGCTCGGCCTCGCCGCCTCGGCCCGATCGGGTCATGGCGGCCGGCCGGTCCGCCCGCGTCGTGAGCAGCGGGGGAGCGATCCGCGCGGCTGGCCGCGCGGGAGCTGGCCACGGTTGCTGATGTGGACCGGCGCGGCCGGCCTCGGCAGCGCCGCCTTCGTCTCCACCGCGACCTCTGTGGTGAGCCTCGCCGTCTCGGCCGGGGCGAGCCTGGCCTCGGCCGGCCTCCTGCTCACCCTGGTCAGCGCGGCGTCGGTCGTCGGGCGCATCGGTGCGGGGATCGTCGTCGACCGCCGGCGCATCGACTCCCTGCGCCTCGTCGAGGTGCTGATGCTCGCGGGCGGCGCATGCGTCGCGGCGCTGCTGGTGGCGCGCGCGGCCCCGGCCGGGTTCGTGGTGCTCGCCGTGCTGATGGGACTCTCCGCCTGGTCGTGGAACGGCCTGTTCCACCACGGCGTCGCCACGTCCTTCCGGGAGCGGGCCCTGCAGGCGACCGGGCAGACGCAGGTGGGGCTGTTCGGCGGCGCGGCCGTCGGTCCGCTCCTCTTCGCCGTCGTGGCCGAACGCACGACGGCGGAGTTCGCCTGGCTGGGGTGCGGTCTCGCGCTCGCCTTCGCCGCCGGGTTGATCCGGCTCGGTCGGGCGCTCCGCGCACCGTCGGCCTAG
- a CDS encoding serine hydrolase, giving the protein MARRILIGLLVAVVVVVGGAYAGTALLGVVPPHTLLRIQTTEPSRWGDLFPARTVEAAPGDRTAPAAAPPAGEVPWKGRTVPVREFLTSTDTVAFVVVRDGQVTQEWYADDVDPGTRLSSWSVAKSFVSLLVGQAIGRGELAEDDRLVELLPELEAGTAYDEVTVRDLLDMTAGIDVPEDYNAYWPFTGTARMYITRDLPEFVADHREVDSRPGTEGVYRSVDTELLGLILEQVTGRHLADLLETDLWQPIGAAADATWSLDREDGREKAFCCINATARDYARIGQLVLDGGRVGDRQVVPQEWITRISTPAPLPVDDWGYAAQWWHPTGGDGSDLSAIGIYGQYIYVSPRTGTVVVKLSDYGTEQDEQETIDAFRAIAEG; this is encoded by the coding sequence ATGGCCAGACGAATCCTGATCGGCCTCCTGGTGGCTGTCGTCGTGGTGGTGGGCGGCGCCTATGCGGGCACTGCCCTGCTGGGCGTGGTGCCGCCGCACACGCTGCTGCGGATCCAGACCACGGAGCCGTCGCGATGGGGCGACCTGTTCCCCGCGCGCACGGTCGAGGCCGCGCCGGGTGACCGGACGGCGCCAGCGGCCGCGCCGCCGGCCGGGGAGGTGCCGTGGAAGGGGAGGACGGTCCCGGTCCGGGAGTTCCTGACCTCCACGGACACGGTGGCGTTCGTCGTCGTCCGCGACGGCCAGGTCACGCAGGAGTGGTACGCCGACGACGTGGACCCCGGCACCCGGCTGTCGTCGTGGTCGGTGGCCAAGTCGTTCGTGTCGCTGCTCGTCGGGCAGGCGATCGGGCGCGGTGAGCTCGCCGAGGACGACCGGCTGGTCGAGCTGCTCCCGGAGCTCGAGGCCGGCACGGCGTACGACGAGGTGACGGTGCGCGACCTGCTCGACATGACGGCGGGCATCGACGTCCCCGAGGACTACAACGCGTACTGGCCCTTCACCGGCACCGCGCGGATGTACATCACCCGCGACCTCCCGGAGTTCGTCGCCGACCACCGCGAGGTCGACAGCCGGCCGGGCACCGAGGGCGTCTACCGCAGCGTGGACACCGAGCTGCTGGGACTGATCCTCGAGCAGGTGACGGGCAGGCACCTGGCCGACCTGCTGGAGACCGACCTCTGGCAGCCGATCGGCGCCGCGGCCGACGCGACCTGGAGCCTCGACCGCGAGGACGGCAGGGAGAAGGCCTTCTGCTGCATCAACGCCACCGCCCGCGACTACGCCCGCATCGGCCAGCTGGTCCTCGACGGCGGCCGGGTCGGTGACCGGCAGGTGGTCCCGCAGGAGTGGATCACCCGCATCTCCACCCCCGCGCCGCTCCCCGTCGACGACTGGGGCTACGCGGCCCAGTGGTGGCATCCGACGGGCGGAGACGGCAGCGACCTGTCCGCGATCGGTATCTACGGGCAGTACATCTACGTCAGCCCACGGACCGGCACCGTGGTCGTGAAGCTCAGCGACTACGGCACCGAGCAGGACGAGCAGGAGACCATCGACGCCTTCCGGGCGATCGCCGAGGGGTGA
- a CDS encoding nitroreductase family protein — protein sequence MDTTVTDELLSTTRAVRRRLDLERPVGREVILDCLRLAIQAPTGGNKQNWRWIVVDDPAVRGRIAETYAAHTLPVIERRYDALDEQTKRVYDSARHLTEILHRVPVLVVPCVSGRPDAPDAPPAAAYYGSIFPAIWSFQLALRSRRMGSVLTTPFVGGLEARYAEILRLPSTVTPIALLPVAYTVGDRFKSAARKPVETVTHWNGWAV from the coding sequence ATGGACACCACGGTCACTGACGAGCTGCTGAGCACCACCCGGGCCGTACGCCGCCGGCTCGACCTGGAGCGTCCGGTCGGCCGGGAGGTGATCCTCGACTGCCTCCGGCTGGCGATCCAGGCGCCGACGGGCGGCAACAAGCAGAACTGGCGCTGGATCGTCGTCGACGACCCCGCCGTGCGGGGCCGGATCGCCGAGACCTACGCCGCGCACACGCTGCCCGTCATCGAACGCCGCTACGACGCCCTCGACGAGCAGACCAAGCGGGTCTACGACAGCGCCCGCCACCTGACCGAGATCCTCCACCGGGTCCCCGTCCTCGTCGTACCGTGCGTCTCCGGACGACCGGACGCCCCGGACGCACCCCCGGCGGCGGCGTACTACGGCTCGATCTTCCCCGCGATCTGGAGCTTCCAGCTCGCACTGCGGTCCCGTCGGATGGGCTCGGTGCTCACGACGCCGTTCGTCGGCGGGCTGGAGGCGCGGTACGCCGAGATCCTCCGGCTCCCGTCGACCGTCACGCCGATCGCGCTGCTGCCGGTCGCCTACACGGTCGGCGACCGGTTCAAGTCCGCCGCCCGCAAGCCGGTCGAGACCGTCACGCACTGGAACGGCTGGGCGGTCTGA